The DNA region taattcatctcccacaatttatggtgattttccaaagtcacgttattgctgctgtcccaagcagatttattaccaaatcactctttcatacataacttgcatgcatgttttttttaaacatgtatatcaccaatcaatcatcacatatctatgattttacttaagtataatctccatttcatcattttaaagcacaacatattagtcgatttttccccttagcatctaagcacatgcatgcttatttgtttagctcaacttcacatatcttccatttttcttcaaaagaacatgaaacaacaaccatttccttcattttaattcatgaccaaatgctcacaacacaaccaaaaaccaaaatatgcttcaagagttaaggtagaatcaagaagaactcatgaacaacaagatagaagcaaactaccatgaacttactttcaattttcttccccaagtgaccgaacattcaagagctttctcctctcctttctcttctctaactttaggctatgatgaacaaagatggacaaaactttgttcttttcacccctttttttaataaaatttcatatttcatccatttaattctttaatacaaaagatatgaaattcccatcatggaacatttacctaacccattatcatggaacatttacctaacccattatcatggaaaatttacctaacccattatcatgaaacatttacctaacccattatttGGAACacttacctaacccattatcaatttgtatcaatttgtaccataaattatggatatcaagtgctcatattgtctacaacaacatgatggctggccacttcatgtaaaatgggaggtttgtcatgcaaatcctcctattttggactcctatttatttggccaattcaatttagcctatagcattttcaaacattttcacataggtcccatttcataatttcactccctttttcttatggaacaaaaattaactaaaattaccgggttctatcttaggcttgggccttctagaggcccactaacataattaaacctatgccaacattcacagaattcccgaaaattggggcgttacaaaatttTTGTCTCATTCTCCATTTTGGGgttcaattttttatatatgtagtAAGTAAACATAAAATGGTGTCACGTCATTATCGAATAATGTGGTTAATGAGTCCTCAATAGATTCAGACATTCAAGAATAAAGACATTGTACAAGTTTGTTGAAGAAGCTTGAGAGATTAGAAAAGCACTAGGTTTGGCTGTGTACTGCAAAGACCAAGTAATCATTAGTGACCTATTCAATTTAGAAATTAGAGATCAATCTTTATTGTGTTGGAAACATTCatttagaaaatgatttttttaaacaacaaaaaacattaaaaatttctaaaaccaAGCAGTTTTCATATTTATAGGGACAAACCATTTCACCAAAATCATACATGTGTTCTGGATTAGGCGGTCTAAGTTGTTTCTCAACATTCTACCAACACGATCTTCTCAACTATTCACAAACCTTGTctagtttgtaacacccctaacttgtattcatcgccggaacagggttactgGGTATCATTGATCATTACAGAATATTTACAGATCAAACACataatttactattcattttttGAGATTAATtataacgtcccttaattggaccctcgaggcccaatatgaacaTTAGAAACGAGTTAGGACTAAATCGGAGCCTCgtaaaaattttcacaaaattttcaaaatttcacttatgaatagtactacacacgcccgtgtggcttgggacacacccgtgtccttagcccgtgtaactctctgtttatgacatcttCAACGaattaggggcacatggccaaggtaCAGGCTCGTGTGCTTAGACTGTGTGGtaattaatttctcaaaaatagctgcagacttcacacagccagGGCAGTTGCCCATGTCCCTAGACtatgtctctcacacggccaagacacaaggccgtgtcttagccgtgtggccAACAATGAGCATTCTGTTTCATttaattaaggtgcaggggacacacggccgaatcacatgcccatgtacccaggccgtgtgtcatacacgaccTAGACATATGCCTGTGTGTCTTATCCATGTAGATGAAATAATGCCATTTcatagccttatttctcacccaacttTAACCATTTTCCTGCATGAAAACTTACATGTATATGCCAACCAATCCAACCAATTTCCATCATCCAATTTGATATATTACTAACCTTAATCTTGCTCataaatttactttttctttacttCAAAAAATATGTCTTAAGAAAAGGGTTGCTTAACTTgttaaacatataaaacttatcatATAACACTATCATCTCAAGATAcacattactagccattccaacggCTAGTTTACAAATCAACATATTACTTCATTATTTGGCcacattagcctatacatgccattatatcaaaacaaGTTCATTATTTATACCAAGATCAAGGAGCTGATAGCATGATGATTGCTCCAACCCGaatccaaccttcacgagcttcgagcactataaaataggaaaataaacctagtaagcattatatgtttagtaagttcatataaataAAACTACACTTACCAATCATGCTTAACAAGTAAATCACATATAAATCAattatccatcaatttagcaAACTAGCAAATATTGCCTATTCACAATCATTCAACCAAATTGGTTAGTACAAAAACGCTAATATGCATATATGAGCTCATCATGTCATTTCTTCTTATTTCACTTATTATACCACTTCCGTTGAATCTTTGAATTTCCGATGGACCTTTCCTTTTCCAGTTGTACACCTGAGGTGAACAATCCCTTTTCAAatggtacacacaaagtgtacatttccttttcaagtgtacacacTAGAGGTACAtttccttttcaagtgtacacacaaagtgtacaaatcCTTTTCAAGTGTACATACAAAGTGTACGtttccttttcaagtgtacacacaaaATGTACGTTCCCTTTTCAAGTGTCACCCTTTCGAGTGAAattccttttcataatgagatcaaaagattaCCCCTTTCGGAATAACCTTTACTGCAACGTATGCAGGACCCCATTTACAACGGTAATCACCTGTCCAATCGGAAATAAATATTCGAATAGATTCTTGTACCTTTTCATCAATTACATATATCATGCGTCAACATTTTCATGCTACATATACAGGTCATTTACATATCAAAATTCTCACAAGTCAATAATGAAATCAATAAATTTTCATACTTAATTAAGTAAtgcgaacttaccttgacaattgaTCGTATCTTCTAATCCgagactttttcttttcctcgatctttttctttgttcgatacttctggatctatataaataaatttaatcatcaattacaTAATTTCCACATTCAATTGAGTCCATTTCACTTTCTAGGCAAAAGTACTATTTTTCCCCcaaccttttaattaattttaatttcgtccctaggctcgaaaattgaaattcatgcaatttactccgtattccaagcctaatcaaaattagaatttttttttggaaattaaatCTCAATAATGTTTTACAATGTCAATGCTTCACATCGTGTGTGGTTGACCAAGCCTAAGGTCTCTATCTATAGAAATATCGCAAAAGTCTTGGtcgaacaagaagaagaaaaaatataataacattttaaGAGAGAATATACAAAATTCTCTAGTAGGAATATGTATGGGCTTCAACACCCTTTACAGATAGGATTGTCGCCCATCTTACGTGAGATGGGTCATTGGATTTATCTGATGTATTTGgtataattatatgtgttatttagaaatttaatcgactcatatattttaaccaaccaaataaaaaaatttctatttcccaaaatattaataatttatttaatcaattgaaataaattttactaattcacacaattaaattaatttccaaaCCTAGTTCTAACTCCGTTAAATTCATGACATGTTTACCACACTAGAATGTATGGgtaaatgaatttaattatcTTGTTCAACAAGACTGCgctgattaattaatttaatttttactttaagCATCAGTTAAGTGAttactattaattaaataataattcaaataaattaatttagtctttaagtCATCTCTCTTTTATAACGAGAAATTCCATTCACTACGGATAGTGATACATTCGATCTTTTTCTGTAATTcatcaattttatttattcatctcATCAATTCAAATGCAAACCATCAAGGTTGTATAGAGCTAGTAGAGGGGCCCAtcggatttgtggccccgaaactactatttcagTTTCACTGAAATTTGGGCTGTACATAGTTAAAGCGTAGGCTCAAATCCATGAACGGATGAAATTTATGAGAAATTTCTATTGATGTTGGAGTGGCGAATATCGATGTCTCTTTATGGGCCAAAAACTGAAAATGTAAacattcaaatttagaatttttttcaaattaaatctcAATAAAGTTTTACAATAACGATACTTCAGATCGTGTGTGGTTGACCAAGCCTATGGTCTCTATTTATAGAAAAATTGCAAGAGTCTTGGtcaaataagaagaagaaaaaatataataacattttaaGAGAGAATATACAAAATTCTCTAGTTGGAATATATATGGGCTTCAACACCCTTTACAGTTAGGGTTGTTGCCCATCTTACGTGAGATAGGTCATTGGGTTTATCTGATgtatttggtttaattatacgtgttatttagaaattttgtcgactcatataatttaaccaaccaaataaaaaaatttctatttcccaaaataataatttaattaatcaattgaaataaattttactaattcaCATAATTAAACTATTTTCCAAACCTAGTTCTAATTCCGTTAAATTCATGACATGTTTAATTCCGTTAAATCtcgaatttaatattttatttttccttaaaagTACTGCGTTGGAAGatggattttataaaaaaattatacttagaTAAAGAAAACTTCAATAATTAATTCTAATTCAATATAGAAACTCAGTAATGGTTTTGTTATTAgtttaaatgaactaaatttTATCACATTTCGGCTCTTTGTATTGATGTGTATATTAAAAGCATTGAATTCATAGCAAAAGTTTATTAATagcaaataattaaaatgaaaaataattgtttttatataatatgaataaatatattaattacaattGCATTGAATTTGTTGGTATGCTTTAAGCGGAGGCACTAGGGGTTTTTGGGACAGGGCCGGAACATGGAATCGGGTTTAATTTGCCACTAGTTATAGGCTTGACATTCAAACATTGGGATGTTGCGGGTTCAGCTCCGTTGTGCTTAATGTCAATGTCCGCAAGTTCCACATTTTGACATGGCGAAGAACCGCTGCAAATAAACTTGATAGCTTCTGGAAGCGCAGATGTGCCACGGATGTTCTTAAAGCTAATGTTGCTTAGTTTAACTTTGGATTCTTCCTGCATCAACACAACAATGATTCAATGATCGATTAAATATTGTTACTCAATTAGGATTTTGATAAGAATGTTATACATTTTTCTTGCATTTATTCCATGGGCAATATTGTTGATCAATTAGGATAGGGGAAGAGACATTATTCATGGTAATATCCTCAAAATGTATTTCTGATACTGCCCCACCATGTTCGCCTGGCCAAGTTTTGATTCGAGCTCCATTCGAAGTATTAGTGATGGTGCAGTTTGAGATTTTGATTCCCTCAACTGGCTCTTCATTTTGGAACTTTCCAAGACTACCGATACTTATACCATGTCCTGGTCCACAAGTTATTTCTTTTATGACCATATTTTTAGTGCCATCTCCGATAGAAATACAATCATCACCAGTTTTAATGTCAGAGGCAATAATATTGACCCCCTCTGATTTGCCCATGTGAATCCCATCTGTGTTTGGGCTCTCGTCCGGTGCCTCTATCTTCAAACGTTCGAGGGTAATGTTTTTGCAAGCAAAAACATTAATGTGGAATAGTTTACTGTCTTTGCTAGTTATGTCTTGTATCAATGCATTGGTCACAAAGTCAAACCTTATATTCTGTTTAATTTTTGAGTTAGCAAAGTAACACACGAAAAAAAGATGTtagttataattatattttgataataataataagaggaaaaagaataaataaattctGGCAAGAGGGAAGAAAGCTGACAACGGGAAGTTTGGAACGAAATTCACGATTCTCGCAAGTATTCTTCTCATAAGCAATGCTTCCTTGACCATCGAAAATTCCTCCGccaaacattttgaaattttcaacacTATAGAATCTAACCCAATTAGGGTCTTTGAAAGCACTAGGATCAGCCGGAGCCTGTATAGTGCCCTGAACATTAATCTCAATAGGAGCCTTGCATGGACCTTCTAAGTTTACTTTTGATAATAAATATGTCCCTTTAGGAATCACAACTGTTGATGGAGTTACAGAGGCACATGCTTCTTTCCAAGCATCCAAAAATGgctaaaatgaaatgaataaacacATCAGTTTGAaatataattttctcatattttcacCTTTGAGGTACAAAGTTAAGAGCAATTGAACTTGCCTTACTCAAATCCGTTTTCCCGTCAGCTTTTGCGCCAAACTTGGCAACAACATCAAAAGCATCTGATTGGACTTTAGAGGctgaaatgaataataataaaagtacaaaCATGGAAGGAACAATATTAAGGTGTGGTGCCATgtttttatttggttttgaaattaaaGGAAGAATggcttttccttttgttttgttCCAAATATATAGAAAGTTCGAGAAATTACAACCAGTCAAATATATTACTATTTAATCAATTTGGAAAAGTCATATGGCCAAGCTTCAATTTCTATGATAAGCTTGTTTCTTTAATATCAACTTCGCACGGTTAGATAGTTTTGTGGTTAATTTTTTCACAACTTGAATACTTTAAACTATGTGAAAGGATTTGATTATGGAAAGATTGAAaagtattattttatattttatcttcaaaataatatatttattagatGGTGGCGAATATAATTATGTTCCGTCAAATTTATAATTGTTATTTCGAAATGTATAATcctaattattcaataaaaattgttgatacAGGAATGTGGTTTGGTGGTTGACGAAGGTTCACACCATATTGCCGAAAGCAATTCTGGTGGTTTCTGGCACTCTTCTCAATCACTGTTTTCCTGGCCCTATAATACCTAACCGAGCTAACATTCACCTCGGACTTCTGTAACGCTGGGGTTCGTACAAGTGTACACAgccgttatcaagtaataagtaagtatcgagttatcgtctccacagggattgtatttgtgttaaatcacttaattgtaaaattatattaacaacttggtaaataaaaacacattaTGATTtggaagtgatgattaaaattaaatatattaaaataaattcaacaatccctaatgcaatttatcctaaacatgcaACTATacgaatgaaatagattttagcagagttaaacacaatttgcaacaattataatagaaataaactggtacaatttctttaattaaactcaatttattatcatcacgcttaataatattcagaaaaacattctatggcaactcgatctttcatgagtttggaaaccacattcggtccttttggaatcctttacttagtaaatacgctgtttattgatccttatttactaagggtttcttaacattcgtgtgaggtaacagagacgtgttaggtttgaaacagtttaatcacacaaatctaaaaaatatGCAGATAATAGAGCTTGGTTGGAgctgttatgcaacctacaatttaatcgtgttaggatctaaattgagcatgcacatttcaattatgtttccactagccgtcgtctggttaggatctctaagctaattcaagtgcatttcaatcacgtatgaacaaaatatagacttgattttaattgaaaacataattgattgaggcacaaacattataagcatgaatcaaataaatattatttaatcaaaataatcatcctagcttaaataaaattaagctaacattgttgtaagcaagaacaaagaacacatagcaaacatttttagattaaattaaagaaagaaaagattaaacccaaatcaaagtggctatcgcccaagactctgactgacgaggctctttcgctccttcgctttgctcctttgctgatggctctccaaggtggccgaccaagggctctttaagaggcttaattgctaaaatctctatgaagagatgatgctagccGTGGGAAATGAAAAATGCTAAGAGAATTttgagagaagagagaatgatgaatgatgagggatgaatagaaatgtgagagtgaggtcttatttataggtgaagagagaAAGATAGTTTACCAAAAATAGGAGTTTTtatcttttgaagcatcttccatgggtggccggccataatttGAGGAAGTTGAGCTggtttttgcttgattttttgtcaatttgagtgccacaataACTCGGGACTGAGACTCGGCCAAGTGCAAATCTTCATGTAAATctttaatttcttcaactcttccaggactttgtgcaattaaaccagAGAGTGGGCCATGAGCagccaaattttgggttgacttggtccccaatttggacggttttgtaatcaaATAAAGCTACTAGACctatccaaaataaatcaatgaattagaggaccaaagaaagaaatttatccaatttaattaattaatcaaaacccaaattattaatgaaaaattttagaatgaattattaaatatagttttatattttattatttaatttaatcatgtatggcccactttatgtcataaaaatataatatgctcaaattaatttaaaataagccattttatgcatgaaaactatataataaagataaaatcaGAAAAAGAGACTAACCATTGAGAATCTAAAAGCAAAAACTCCAAATCGCATCAACAAATTCCGTGATCTTTAAGTGATAATCGCAAAATACACAAGCATTACAATTAATCTCGATGTAAAAATCATTCCTCTCTAAAAACCACTTTACAGTTGCACAAAATTTTGTCTCATTCTCCATTTtggggttaaattttttttatatgtaataagtaaatataaaatgGTGTCATTTCATTATCGAATAATGTGGTTAATAAGTCCTCAATAGATTCAGACGTTCGAGAAGAAAGACATTGTGCAAGTTTGTCAAAGAAGCTTTGGAGATTAGAAAAGCACTAGGTTTGGCTGTGGACTGGAAAGACCAAGTAATTACTAGTGGCCTATTCAATTTAGAAATTAGATATCAATCTTGATTGTGTTGGAAACATTCatttagaaaatgatttttttaaacaacaaaaaaattaaaaaaattctaaaactaagtaattttcatatttataggGACAAACCCTTTCACGAATATCATACTTGTGTTCTGAATTAGGCGGTCTAAGTCGTTTCTCAACATTCTACCGATAAGATCTTCTTAACTATTCACAAACCTTAGCTAGTTTGTAACACcattaacccgtatccgttgccggaatagggttacagggTATTACCGATCATTATAGAACATTTACAGATCAAACATATAATTTGCTATTCATTTTCCAAGATTACTTATAAcctcccttaattggaccctcaaggcccaatatgaacattagaaacaaatcgggactaaatcgaaacctcataaaatttttcccaaaattttcaaaatttcacttaTGAATAGTACCActcacgcccgtgtggtcagacTGTGTGATTACACACGCCCAtt from Gossypium hirsutum isolate 1008001.06 chromosome A04, Gossypium_hirsutum_v2.1, whole genome shotgun sequence includes:
- the LOC107932765 gene encoding polygalacturonase, which gives rise to MAPHLNIVPSMFVLLLLFISASKVQSDAFDVVAKFGAKADGKTDLSKPFLDAWKEACASVTPSTVVIPKGTYLLSKVNLEGPCKAPIEINVQGTIQAPADPSAFKDPNWVRFYSVENFKMFGGGIFDGQGSIAYEKNTCENREFRSKLPVNIRFDFVTNALIQDITSKDSKLFHINVFACKNITLERLKIEAPDESPNTDGIHMGKSEGVNIIASDIKTGDDCISIGDGTKNMVIKEITCGPGHGISIGSLGKFQNEEPVEGIKISNCTITNTSNGARIKTWPGEHGGAVSEIHFEDITMNNVSSPILIDQQYCPWNKCKKNEESKVKLSNISFKNIRGTSALPEAIKFICSGSSPCQNVELADIDIKHNGAEPATSQCLNVKPITSGKLNPIPCSGPVPKTPSASA